From the genome of Corallococcus macrosporus DSM 14697:
GCGCCGTGCGAGGGCGACGACTTCCACGACCCGAACGACCCGGACTTCTGCGAAGGCAAGCTGGTGTGCAACCGCACCACGGACAAGTGCGAGTGCCCGTCGGACTGCGGCGGCGGCGGTGAGCCGGGCCAGGTGTGTGACACGGACCCCGAGGTGTGCGCCTTCACCTGCGCGCCGGACTGCGGCGGCACGTGCGGCACCTATGAGACGTGCAACACGGACACCTGCTCGTGCTCGTGCGTCCAGTCGGCCACCTGCGCGCCGGGCTTCACCTTCAGCCAGGACGCGTGCGGCTGCGTGTGCGACACCGCCGCGCTGAACTGCGGTCCCCAGTACCAGGCGGACCCCAACACCTGCGCCTGCGCCTGCAAGTCGGACTGCGGCGGCTGCGGCCCGAACTCGGTGTGCAACCAGAGCTACTGCGTCTGCGAGGGCATCATCGGCTGAGGATGCCCGGCGCTCCGGCCTTCGTTGACGGAGGAGGCCGGAGTCGGCGGGTCTGAAAACGAAGACGCCCCGGTGCCCACGGGCGCCGGGGCGTCTTCATTTCACGGCCGGGGTGCCCTACGGCGTCGCGGCCTTCACCGTCGTCAGCTCCCGCGGCGCGGCCTGGGTGCGCAGCACGGGGTAGACGCGGAGCTGGACGTCGCGGGCCGGGTGGCGCTCGTAGAAGAAGCGCAGGCGGGCGCGCGCGTCCTTGGCGAAGGCTGGGTCCTTCAGCTTCGCCTCCCACGCCGCCTTCACCGCGGCGTCCTTCGCCAGCAGCTCACGCGCGAAGGGCTCCAGCACGTAGTCCTCCACGTACTCCTTCTGCTCGAAGTGGGCGTTGAAGAAGCCCCAGGCCAGCAGCGAGTCCGGCCCGGTGGGCTCCAGCAGGTGGGCCACCAGCTCCACGCCCTCCTGCGCCACCGGGACGTACAGCGTGCCGGCGGGGAGCGCCTGCGTCCCTGGCTGCCACGCGCCCTTCACGTCGAGCATCTGCCGGTTCTCCACGGACTGGGCGCTCCACTTCGCCTCGTCGGCGCGGAAGCGCTCCACCGCCGCGTCGGCCACGGGCTTGGAGAGGCGCTGGGAGCGCAGGCCGTGCGCGGCCAGCTTCGCCTCCACCCAGGCGGCGTGCGCGGGCGGCACCAGGTAGCCCCCGGCGGGCAGCGTGACGGTGAGCGCGGGCTGGACCTCCTCGAAGTAGGGCACCTTCCAGAGTTGGGGCTTCGTGTCGTCGTAGCGAATCCACGTCTGGCCGGACACGTCGGAGGCGCCCCGCTGGTAGGCGTAGCCGCGGAAGTCGATGGTCCGCTTCTGCTCGGTGTTCTTCCACGCGAGCACCACCTCGCGCGTCTTTCCTGCCGCGTCCTCCGCGTCCGCCGCCTTCACCGCCGCGCGCAGGGCGGCGCCGTCGCGGGCCACCAGCCGCAGCAGGCCGGCCACGACGTCGCGGGTGGCCTTCACGCGCTCCGCGTAGGGCTTCCACGAGTGCGTCTCCACCAGCACGCCGAAGCGGCGGTTCGCGGCCCAATAGGCGTGGCTGAAGCGCGGCGGCGGCACGCCGTAGGCGAAGCCGGAGGCGGGGTCATCGTCCTCGATGAAGGACGGGTAGAAGGGCACGGGCAGGTGCTGCTGGGACGAAAGCTCCGTGAAGAGCTCCTCGCGCAGCTTCACGCCCAGCGCGCGCAGCGGGGCCGGCCCGGACTTCTGCGGCTCGATGCCCACGGACACGTCGTGCTCGAACTTGGCGCCGTTGGTGGCGTGCAGGTCCGCGTAGACGAGCGGGTCCCACGCGTGGAGGTACTTCAGCAGGGCCACCATCTCCGGGGCCTCCGCCTTGGCGTAGTCGCGGTTGAGGTTGAGGTTCTGCGCGGTGGCGCGCCAGCCCATCTCCTCGGGGCCATTCTGGTTGGGGCGGTGGTTGGGGCCGAAGCGCTCGTGGCCGTCCACGTTGAAGACGGGGACGAAGACGGCGGTGACGCGCTTGAGGACGCCGGGCTGCTCCTTGCCGGCGAGCAAGTCGCGCAGCAGCCAGAAGCCGGCGTCCTTGCCGTCAATCTCACCGGAGTGGATGCCACCCTGGAAGAAGACGACGGGGCGCTGCTTCTTCGCCGCGGCGGCGGGGGTGAGGGTGCCGTCCGCGCTGGCGACGAGCGCGAGCAGCGGGCGGCCCTCCGGCGTGGTGCCGAGCGTGTCGCAGCGCACCTTGCCGGGGAACGCCTTGGGGAAGGCGCGGCAGAGGGACTCCACTTCCAGGTAGCGGCCCGTGCGCTTCCAGCCGCTCTGTTCAGAGACGGTGGTGAGGGACGACGGTGCCTGATGCAGCGTCAGGGCGAGGAGGGTGGGCAGGAGCATGCCCCTCCCACAACATAGGCCCTGGTGGGTTTCAACCGTGGCGCACGGTGAGTGTTCCACCCACCGGCAGCACTTCGACGCGCTCGCGGGCCAGGCCCCGGCGGGTCCACTCCGCGTCCAGGCGGCGGGGCGGCTCGTCGAGCGGCTCGTCGGTGAGCTTGAAGGTCCCCCAGTGCATGGCCAGGAAGCGCGCGGCGCCCAGGTCCTCGAAGGCCTGCACGGCCTCCTCGGGGTTCATGTGCTGGCGGCGCATGAACCAGGCCGGGTCATACGCGCCAATGGGCAGCATGGCCGCGTCGATGCCCGGGTGGCGCTGGCCAATCTCCTTGAAGCCCTCGAAGTAGGCGGTGTCGCCGGAGTGGAAGACGCGGGCGCTGGAGCCCTCGATGACGAAGCCGCCCCAGAGCATCTCGTTGACGTCGTTGAGGCCGCGGCGGCTCCAGTGCTGCGAGGGCACGAAGTGCACCGTGACGGCGCCCACCTGGGTGGATTGCCACCAGTCCAGCTCGGTGATGCCCAGGCCCGAGCCCCGGAACACCGGCGCGTGGCCCAGGCCGGTGACGATGGGCGCGCCCACCTTCTGCAGCGTGGGCAGGTCCAGGTGGTCGTAGTGGTTGTGGGAGACGAGGCTGGCGGTGATGGGCGGTAGCTTCTCCACCGGGACGCCCGGCGGCACGTTGCGGCGGATGACGCCGCTGATGGCGTCGCGCAGCACCGGGTCGATGAGCAGCGACACGCCGTCCAACTGCACCAGCCAGCTCGCGTGGCCCAGCCACGTCAGCCGGGCGCCTTCACCGGGGGCGGGCGGCGTGGAGAGCAGCGCGAGGTCGGGCTCCACGCGGGGCACGTCCGCGCGGGCGGGCGCCTTGCGGCGGCGGCCGGCGAGCTTGTCGGCCACGGCCCACTTGAAGACGCTGCTGAACGGCTGCGGTCCGCTGCCATCGAGGTTCTTGAACCGCAAGGCCATGTGCTCGCTCCCTCGTCTGGCGGGGCTGGGGGCCCCGCGCGCGTGCCCCTGTCATGCTCGGATGGGGCACGGCGCGCAAGCAAGACGGAGCGGCCGTCGAAGGCCGGACGCCACCGCGCCGCCGTCGGTGGCGCCTAGGCGGCCACGCGGCCTGCCTGGGCGAAGGCCCTCGAGAGGTCCTCTTGCAGGTCCTCCCCGTCCTCCAGTCCCACGGAGAAGCGGATGAGCCCGTCGGTGATGCCCCGGCGCTCCCGCTCGGCGGCGGGGACGGAGGCGTGGGAGTGCCGCGCCGGGACGGTGACGATGCTCTCCACGGCGCCCAGGGACACGCCCAGCAGCGGGAGCTGAAGCGACTCAACGAAGGGCGCCGCCAGCGCGTCCTGGGCCAGCCGGAACGACACCACCGCGCCGGTGCCCGGATAGAAGACCTGCCGCACCTCCGGCCGGTGGCCGAGCCACTTCGCCAGCGCGCCCGCCGTGCGCACCTGCCGCTCCAGGCGGACCTGCAACGTCTTGATGCCTCGCTGGAGGAGGAAGCAGTCCTGGGGCCCCAGCACCGCGCCCACCGCGTTCTGGAGGAAGCCCAGCTCCCGCGCCAGCGCGGGCGTCTTCACCGCCACGGTTCCGGCGACGACGTCGCTGTGGCCGCCCAGGTACTTGGTGGCGGAGTGGATGACGATGTCCGCGCCCTCCGTCAGCGGGCGCGAGAGGGCCGGGGACAGGAAGGTGTTGTCCACGATGAGGAGCGCCCCGTGCGCCTGGGCCAGCCGGGCCATGGCGGGGAGGTCGGTGCGTCTGAGGAAGGGGTTGCTCACGCTCTCCACCAGCAGCGCGCGCGTGTTGGGGCGGAGCGCGGCGCGCACGGCGTCCGGGTCGCTGGTGTCCACGAAGGTGGCCTGCAGGCCGAAGCGGCTGAAGACGCGGGTGAGCACCCGGTAGGTGCCGCCGTAACAGTCGTCCGTCACCACCAGGTGGTCCCCCGCGCTGAACAGCATCAGCACGCTGGACACGGCGGCCATGCCGGAGCCGAAGGCGAAGGCGGCGTGGCCTTCGTCCAGCGCCGCGAGCACGCCCTCCAGGGCCTTGCGCGTGGGGTTGCCGGAGCGCGCGTAGTCGAACTCGCCGGGTGTCTCCAGGCCCGGCTGGTCGAACATGGACACCTGGTAGATGGGCACCGCGGCGGCGCCCGTGGCGGGGTCTTGCTCATGCCCCGTGTGCAGCAGACGGGTCGCGAAGCGCGTGGGCCAGGTCGTCGATGATGTCATGGGAGTCCTCGATTCCTACGGAGAGCCGGAGCAGCCGGTCGGAGATGCCCAGCGCCTCCCGGCGCTCGGCGGGGATGTCAGCGTGGGTCTGCGTGGTGGGGTAGGTGATGAGCGTCTCCACGCCACCAAGCGACTCGGCGAAGAGACACAGCTTCACGGACGCGAGCACCTGGGGCACCAGGGCCGCGTGGGCGACGTTGAAGGACAGCATCCCGCCCACGCCGGGATAGAAGACGCGCTCCACGCCCGGGTGCGCGCGCAGCCAGGCGGCCACCTCGCGCGCGTTGGCCTGGTGCCGCTCCATGCGCAGCGCCAGCGTCTTCAGCCCGCGAATCACCAGGTACGCGTCCTGCGGGCCCAGGATCGCGCCGATGCCGTTCTGGAGATACGCCAGCCGTTCACCCAGTGCCGCGTCCTTGACCACCAGGGCCCCGGCGACGACGTCGTTGTGTCCCGCCAGGTACTTCGTGGCGCTGTGGACGACGATGTCCGCGCCCAGCTCCAGCGGGCGCTGGAGCCAGGGCGTGAGGAAGGTGTTGTCGACGATGAGCAGCACGCCGGCCTCGCGGGCGATGGCCGCCAGCCCGGCGAGGTCCGCCGTGCGCATCATCGGGTTGGTGGGCGTCTCCACGACGATGGCGCGCGTGTTGGGGCGCAGCGCGTCCTGCACGGCGCCAGGCCGCGAGGTGTCCACGAAGGTGCAGGGGACGTGGAGGATGCGGTCCGCCAGCCGGTAGGTGCCGCCGTAGAGGTCCTCGGTGAGGAGGACGTGGTCCCCCGGGCCGAAGAGCTGGAGGGCGCAGTGCAGCGCGGCCATGCCGGAGCTGAAGGCCAGGCCCCGGCTGCCGCCCTCCAACTGTGCCAGCGCGTCCTCCAAGGCGGAGCGGGTGGGGTTGCGCGTGCGTGAATAGTCGTAGCCGGTGGACTGGCCGAGCGCGGGGTGCTGGTACGTGGCGGACTGGTAGATGGGGACGGCGACCGCGCCGGTGCTGGGGTCGCGGCGCACGCCGGCGTGGACGAGGGCGGTGGCGAGTTTCATGAGAGGAGCCCTTGGGGTGACGCGCTCAACGGCCGCGCAGGGTCTGGGAGATCTTGAGGATGTCCGCCAGCACGCCGGACGCGGTGACGGCGCCGCCCGCGCCCGCGCCCCGGACGGTGAGCGGGAAGTCGCTGTGGCGGGTGGTGGTGAAGGACACGAAGGACTCGGAGCCGCGGAGGTCCGCCGCGGGGTGGCCCGCCTCGACGCCCACGGTGCCCACGCGGATGACGGGGGTGCCGGTGCCCGCCTTCGACGGGTCGATGCGCGCCAGGTAGCGCAGCACGGTGCCGGACTGGCGGCAGCGGGCCACGCGCTCCGCGTAGGCCGCGTCCTTCGTGGCGAGCACCTGGAAGAACGAGTCCACGGTGGCGCACTCGTCCGTGGTGACGAAGGGCTCCAGCGCCACGTCGGACAGGGACAGGGGCAGGCCCAGCTCCCGGGCGAGGATGAGCGCCTTGCGCGCCACATCCGTGCCGCTCAGGTCCTCGCGAGGGTCGGGCTCCGTGTAGCCGCGCTCCCGGGCGGCGCGGACGGCCCGGGACAGGGGTACGCCGGCCGTCAGCTCGTTGCAGATGAAGCCCAGGCTGCCGGACAGGGACGCGGTGATGAGGCGCACGCTGTCTCCGGTGCGCACCAGGTTCGCCAGCGTGTCGATGACGGGCAGGCTGGCGGCCACCGTCGTCTCGTAGTGGTACGCGACGTGGTTGCGCCGCGCCGTGTCCACCAGGGCCTCGCGGGCCTCCCATGGCAGCGCCAGCGGCTTCTTGTTGGCCGCCACCACGTGGATGCCACGCGTGAAGGCCTCCGTGTAGAGCGTCTCCAGCCCGCCCGCCGCGGTGCAGTCCACCAGGATGGGCACGGGCAGCCGCCGGAGCGCGTCCAGCAGGGGCACCAGCGTGCGCGCCTCGGGGGCCTCGGGCGCCACGCCTTCCAGGCGCGCCTCCAGGCCGTCCAGCGAAAGGCCCGAGGCGTCGAAGAGCGCGCGCCGGCTGTCGGCCAGCCCCACGACGCGCAGCGCGATGCCGTGCCTGTCCTTCAGCAGCGCCTGCTGCGCGCGGAGCTGGGCCAGCAACTGCCCGCCCACGGTGCCCCGGCCCAGGACGAACAGGCTCACCTGCTGGTGGGCCAGGTTGAAGGCCGCGTGCGTGGTGCGCGCGGCGATGGCGGTGTCCGCCGCGTCGACGACGCACGACAGGGAGCGGGAGCTGGCGCCCTGGGCGCTGGCGCGCACGTTGACGCCCACCGCGCCCAGCGCGCTGAAGAAGCGCCCTGCCACGTTGACGCCATGGCCCATGGCTTCCGCCACCAGCGTCAGCAGCGTCACCGGCTGGCGGACCTCCAGCGGCTCCACCTCGTGGCGGGACAGCTCCTGCGCCAGCTCGGAGGCGAGCACGGAGCGCGCGCGCTCCGCGTCCGGCCGGGGGACGACGACGGCCAGCGACTGGCCATTGGCGGACTGCGCGGTCATCCACACGGTGACGCGCGCCTCGCGCAGCGCGGCCAGCACGCGCTCGCCGAGCTGGAACTGGTCGGACAGCTTGCGCACCTCGACGCCCAGCAGCGCCAGGTCCTCGCGCGTCGCGATGCAGGCGGGCCGCTGGCCGTCGCGCGAGCCGATGGCGTCGATGAGCGTGCCCGGGTGCTCCGGCGCCATGGTGTTGCGGATGCGCAGGGAGATGCCGGACTCGATGAGGGGAATCATCGTGCGCGGGTGCAGCATGCGGGCGCCCACCGCCGCCAGCTCCAGGCCCTCGCCGTGGGTGAGGTGCGCCACGGGGTAGGCGTCCGCCACCAGGTCCGGGTCCGCGGTGTGCAGGCCCAGCACGTCCGTCCACACCGTGACCTCCGACGCGCCCAGGCCCTGGGCCACCAGCGCGGCGGTGTAGTCGGAGCCGTTGCGGCCCAGCGTGGTGGTGCGCCCATCCTCCGTGGCGGCGATGAAGCCGGGGAGGACGGGCACCTCGGCGCCCCACGTCTCGCGCGCGGCCTGGAGCCGCTCCCGGGTCCGCGTCAGGTCCACCCGCGCCGCGCCGAAGCGGTCATCCGTCACCAGGAGCCGCCGCGCGTCGCGGAAGGCCGCGGGCGTGCCATGGGCGGTGAGCAGCTCCGCGAGGAGCGTGGCGGACACCTGCTCGCCAAAGGACAGCACCCGGTCGCGCGTGGGCGCGGAGCACTCCCGCGTGAGGGAGATGCCCTGGAGCAACTGCCGCAGTGGCGCGAGCAGGCCGTCGACGCGCTCTCCCAGCTCGGAGGCCTGGCCGGGCGCGAGCGCCGCGACGTTGGCCTTCGCCAGGTCGGCGATGCGCGTGGCCACCGCGAGCGCGTCCTCCAGCTCACCCGCGGTGGCGTGGCTGGCCGCGTCCAGCAGCCAGTCCGTGGTGTCGCCCATCGCGGAGACGACCACCGCCAGCGGGCCTCGCCGCGCGTGCCTTCCAATCAACTCGACGACCTGGTGGAGCCGCCTGGGCGAGCCCACGGACGTGCCACCAAACTTCATCACCTGCAGGGACGTGCTGCGCATCGGGGAACCTCGAAGGGACGGGCGGACGTGTCGCCGCGAGCCGGACACACGCCGGCCAGACGCGGCGCGCGAGCGCCCACGGGGAAGGGGAAGCGCGGTGTCGGGAGTTGGAGCCCTGGCGGACTAGTGCCCGCCGCCGGGCCAGCGCATTCGATGCGCGGCGACGACGCGACGGAGCACGGACGGCACGTCAGCGGTGGTCAACGGTGCGGAGCAGGTGGATGGAACCACGGGGGCCCTCTCTCACCGAAGCGGGAGGATGCCCTCCGGCCTCGGACGCTTGGATTGCCCGGGGAGCCACTGCTCCTCGAGCCGCATCGTTTGGACACCTTGGAGGTCCGACCCCAGGTTGTCGGGCCACCGCGCGAGGCGGAGGCCGCTCTGGATGCTGCGGACGAAATAAGCGTGGACCCCCATGTCTGTCAATGCCTCGCGTGGCTCCGCTTCCGTCACGACACCTTCCATTCACGTCAGGATTTGATGGGAATGCCCGGTGCCCGGGGCGGATGCCGGCGTCAACACGTTGAAAACAGGCGCCGGGGATGTGCAGATGATGGGTGGGAAAGGAGCACGGCGTGACGGAGACCGGGGCGCTGAATGACGAGGTGGTGCGTGCGTTGGTGGACAACCATCGCCAGTTCCTCGCCTTCGTGGAGCGGCGCGTGGGCAGCCGCGCCATCGCGGAGGAGATTCTCCAGGCGGCGTTCGTGAGGACGCTGGAGAAGGGCGGCGCGCTGGAGGAGGGCGAGGGCGCGGTGGCGTGGTTCTACCGGCTGCTGCGCAACGCGCTGGTGGACCACTACCGGCGCCAGGCGGCCGAGGGACGCGCGCTGGAGCGCGAGGCGCGGGAATCCGTGGTGGCCACCGAGGACCCGGAGCTGAAGCAGGCCGTCTGCGCGTGTGTGGGCGAGCTGCTGCCCACGTTGAAGCCGGAGTACGCGGACATCCTGCGGCGCGTGGACCTGGAGGAGCGCGGCGTCCCGGACGTGGCGCGCGAGGACGGCATCACCGCGAACAACGCGGGCGTGCGGCTTTACCGAGCCCGGCAGGCGCTGAAGAAGCAACTGGAGCGGAGCTGCGGCACCTGCGCCTCGCATGGGTGTCTGGACTGCTCCTGCAAGTCGCCCCGCCAGGCAGCCGGGCCCACTGGCCCCGGGGCGCCCGTCGCCTGAAAGCGCTTGCGCCGGGGCGGAGGGCCTCGTTAACTCCCGCCCAGGTGCCGAGGGGCGCCTGCCCGAAAAGACGACGTCACCCTCCGCTTCACGCCGCCGTTCGACAGTTCCGATGAGTTCCTTCCACGGCCCACGAACGGGTGAGGGCCGGCGCCAAGGGACTTTTCATGCGAACCGTCTCCCTCCACGAATGCAAGGTCCGCGCGTCGCTCCTGCTCAAGGCGCTGGCGTCAGCGGACGCGTCACTCGCGGCGGAGCGGCTGCGCGTGCTGCCCGGCTTCTCGGGGCTGTCCGTGGGGCAGGTGCTCGCGCGGAAGGACTCGGTGCGGCGCAAGCACGCGCTGGCCGTCATCGCGCATGAGCAGGGGTATGCCTCCTGGGCCGACCTGAAGCAGGTCCGCGAGGTCGACTTCGAACACCTGCTCGCCCAGGTGGGCGCCGCCCACCTCAACCGCTGGTTCGCCTCCTACGCGGAGGCCGTGGACTCCCTGCGGGCGCAGGGCGGCTTCCTCTTCCCCTTCCGCGAGCAGTTCTTCGTCTGTGACGCCAGCCTCGTTCAGGCCCTGGGCGTGGACCCCGCGGACGCGGACTGGGCGCGCACGGGCCGCGACTGGATGTCGCCCGAAGATGGGGCCGCGCAGGCCCGGCTCGCGCGGCGGTTCACCCACGCTTCTTCTTCTCCACACACGAGGTCTCCCATGTCCGCAGACGCGCCGTCCCAGGTTTCCGGTCCCCGCTCCCGCCGCGCCGAGCTGAAGCGCTCCTACAAGGAAGCGCCGCCGCCCATGGGCGTGTACGCCGTGCGCTGCCTGGCCAACGGGAAGGTGCTGGTGGGCGCCAGCGCCAACGTGCAGGGCATGCTCAACCGCATCCGCTTCGAGCTGTCCACGGGCATGGACCGCCTGCCCGCGCTGCTGGAGGACTGGAGGCGCTACGGCGCGGAGCAGTTCACCTTCGAGGTGCTCGACGTGCTGAAGCCCTCCGACGAGCCCGTGGTGGCCCCGGAGGAGGAGCTGAAGGTGCTGGAGGCGCTCTGGCTGGACCGGCTCAAGCCGTACGGCGACGCGGGCTACAACGTGCGAGGCGGCTGAGGCCGGTCGCCTGCTTGCCCCCCACGGCGCAAGGACCTGGGGCTGTGGCAACTTGCCACGTTTCCGGCATGGCGGGATTGGGTTAGGCCAAGGCAGGCTTTATTCCACGGGAGTCCGCCATGGTGTCCGCTCGTCGCCTTGCCTTTCGTTCTCTTCCATTCGCGCTGCTCGGTGTCCTGGGCTGTGGCGATGAAGAGGAGACGCGCATGGAAGTCGCCATCCCCTTCGAGGCCCGGGTGGGCGGCGAGCCCTTCGCATGTGGCCGCTCCTATGCCGGGGTGGGGACGACGGGGACCACGTACGAGCCCCTGGACTTCCGGGTGTTCATCCACGACGTCCGGCTCGTCACGGCGGGAGGCGCGGAGGTCCCGCTGCAGTTGACGCAGGACGGGCGCTGGCAGCACGAGGGCACGGCGCTGCTCGACTTCGCGGACAAGTCGGGGCAGTGCACCCAGGGGACGCAGGCAACGAACCTGCGCATCACCGGCACGGCGCCCCAGGGCGACTACACGGGCCTGCGCTTCAAGCTGGGCGTGCCGGAGACGCAGAACCACCTGGATGTGTCCACGGCGCCCTCGCCGCTGAATGACACGAGCCTCTACTGGAGCTGGCGCTCGGGCTATCTCTTCGCGCGCATCGAGGGGCAGACGACGGGGTTGCCGGAGGGGCACTTCATGCACCTGGGGAGCACGGACTGTGCACCGCCGCCGGAGGGCCAGACGAACGGCACCGCGGGGTGTACGTTCGGCAACCGCCCGGAGGTGGCCCTGGACTCGCTCGACCTGGAGACTGGCAAGGTGGTGCTGGATTTGGGGGCGCTCTTCGCGGGCTCGAACCTGGATGAGAACGCGGTGGTGGAGAACACCGCCGTGGGCTGCATGTCGCAGCAGACGGACCCGGACTGCGCGCCCCTGTTCAGCCGGATGGGGCTGACGCACCGGAGCCAGGAGGGGGCGCCGGGGCCCCAGGCGTTCATCAAGGCGGAGTAGGAGGGGGATGTCATGGCGT
Proteins encoded in this window:
- a CDS encoding trans-sulfuration enzyme family protein is translated as MTSSTTWPTRFATRLLHTGHEQDPATGAAAVPIYQVSMFDQPGLETPGEFDYARSGNPTRKALEGVLAALDEGHAAFAFGSGMAAVSSVLMLFSAGDHLVVTDDCYGGTYRVLTRVFSRFGLQATFVDTSDPDAVRAALRPNTRALLVESVSNPFLRRTDLPAMARLAQAHGALLIVDNTFLSPALSRPLTEGADIVIHSATKYLGGHSDVVAGTVAVKTPALARELGFLQNAVGAVLGPQDCFLLQRGIKTLQVRLERQVRTAGALAKWLGHRPEVRQVFYPGTGAVVSFRLAQDALAAPFVESLQLPLLGVSLGAVESIVTVPARHSHASVPAAERERRGITDGLIRFSVGLEDGEDLQEDLSRAFAQAGRVAA
- a CDS encoding GIY-YIG nuclease family protein, which encodes MRTVSLHECKVRASLLLKALASADASLAAERLRVLPGFSGLSVGQVLARKDSVRRKHALAVIAHEQGYASWADLKQVREVDFEHLLAQVGAAHLNRWFASYAEAVDSLRAQGGFLFPFREQFFVCDASLVQALGVDPADADWARTGRDWMSPEDGAAQARLARRFTHASSSPHTRSPMSADAPSQVSGPRSRRAELKRSYKEAPPPMGVYAVRCLANGKVLVGASANVQGMLNRIRFELSTGMDRLPALLEDWRRYGAEQFTFEVLDVLKPSDEPVVAPEEELKVLEALWLDRLKPYGDAGYNVRGG
- a CDS encoding MbnP family copper-binding protein; the encoded protein is MEVAIPFEARVGGEPFACGRSYAGVGTTGTTYEPLDFRVFIHDVRLVTAGGAEVPLQLTQDGRWQHEGTALLDFADKSGQCTQGTQATNLRITGTAPQGDYTGLRFKLGVPETQNHLDVSTAPSPLNDTSLYWSWRSGYLFARIEGQTTGLPEGHFMHLGSTDCAPPPEGQTNGTAGCTFGNRPEVALDSLDLETGKVVLDLGALFAGSNLDENAVVENTAVGCMSQQTDPDCAPLFSRMGLTHRSQEGAPGPQAFIKAE
- a CDS encoding aminotransferase class I/II-fold pyridoxal phosphate-dependent enzyme, whose protein sequence is MKLATALVHAGVRRDPSTGAVAVPIYQSATYQHPALGQSTGYDYSRTRNPTRSALEDALAQLEGGSRGLAFSSGMAALHCALQLFGPGDHVLLTEDLYGGTYRLADRILHVPCTFVDTSRPGAVQDALRPNTRAIVVETPTNPMMRTADLAGLAAIAREAGVLLIVDNTFLTPWLQRPLELGADIVVHSATKYLAGHNDVVAGALVVKDAALGERLAYLQNGIGAILGPQDAYLVIRGLKTLALRMERHQANAREVAAWLRAHPGVERVFYPGVGGMLSFNVAHAALVPQVLASVKLCLFAESLGGVETLITYPTTQTHADIPAERREALGISDRLLRLSVGIEDSHDIIDDLAHALRDPSAAHGA
- a CDS encoding M14 family metallopeptidase, whose translation is MLLPTLLALTLHQAPSSLTTVSEQSGWKRTGRYLEVESLCRAFPKAFPGKVRCDTLGTTPEGRPLLALVASADGTLTPAAAAKKQRPVVFFQGGIHSGEIDGKDAGFWLLRDLLAGKEQPGVLKRVTAVFVPVFNVDGHERFGPNHRPNQNGPEEMGWRATAQNLNLNRDYAKAEAPEMVALLKYLHAWDPLVYADLHATNGAKFEHDVSVGIEPQKSGPAPLRALGVKLREELFTELSSQQHLPVPFYPSFIEDDDPASGFAYGVPPPRFSHAYWAANRRFGVLVETHSWKPYAERVKATRDVVAGLLRLVARDGAALRAAVKAADAEDAAGKTREVVLAWKNTEQKRTIDFRGYAYQRGASDVSGQTWIRYDDTKPQLWKVPYFEEVQPALTVTLPAGGYLVPPAHAAWVEAKLAAHGLRSQRLSKPVADAAVERFRADEAKWSAQSVENRQMLDVKGAWQPGTQALPAGTLYVPVAQEGVELVAHLLEPTGPDSLLAWGFFNAHFEQKEYVEDYVLEPFARELLAKDAAVKAAWEAKLKDPAFAKDARARLRFFYERHPARDVQLRVYPVLRTQAAPRELTTVKAATP
- a CDS encoding MBL fold metallo-hydrolase; the encoded protein is MALRFKNLDGSGPQPFSSVFKWAVADKLAGRRRKAPARADVPRVEPDLALLSTPPAPGEGARLTWLGHASWLVQLDGVSLLIDPVLRDAISGVIRRNVPPGVPVEKLPPITASLVSHNHYDHLDLPTLQKVGAPIVTGLGHAPVFRGSGLGITELDWWQSTQVGAVTVHFVPSQHWSRRGLNDVNEMLWGGFVIEGSSARVFHSGDTAYFEGFKEIGQRHPGIDAAMLPIGAYDPAWFMRRQHMNPEEAVQAFEDLGAARFLAMHWGTFKLTDEPLDEPPRRLDAEWTRRGLARERVEVLPVGGTLTVRHG
- the thrA gene encoding bifunctional aspartate kinase/homoserine dehydrogenase I, with translation MRSTSLQVMKFGGTSVGSPRRLHQVVELIGRHARRGPLAVVVSAMGDTTDWLLDAASHATAGELEDALAVATRIADLAKANVAALAPGQASELGERVDGLLAPLRQLLQGISLTRECSAPTRDRVLSFGEQVSATLLAELLTAHGTPAAFRDARRLLVTDDRFGAARVDLTRTRERLQAARETWGAEVPVLPGFIAATEDGRTTTLGRNGSDYTAALVAQGLGASEVTVWTDVLGLHTADPDLVADAYPVAHLTHGEGLELAAVGARMLHPRTMIPLIESGISLRIRNTMAPEHPGTLIDAIGSRDGQRPACIATREDLALLGVEVRKLSDQFQLGERVLAALREARVTVWMTAQSANGQSLAVVVPRPDAERARSVLASELAQELSRHEVEPLEVRQPVTLLTLVAEAMGHGVNVAGRFFSALGAVGVNVRASAQGASSRSLSCVVDAADTAIAARTTHAAFNLAHQQVSLFVLGRGTVGGQLLAQLRAQQALLKDRHGIALRVVGLADSRRALFDASGLSLDGLEARLEGVAPEAPEARTLVPLLDALRRLPVPILVDCTAAGGLETLYTEAFTRGIHVVAANKKPLALPWEAREALVDTARRNHVAYHYETTVAASLPVIDTLANLVRTGDSVRLITASLSGSLGFICNELTAGVPLSRAVRAARERGYTEPDPREDLSGTDVARKALILARELGLPLSLSDVALEPFVTTDECATVDSFFQVLATKDAAYAERVARCRQSGTVLRYLARIDPSKAGTGTPVIRVGTVGVEAGHPAADLRGSESFVSFTTTRHSDFPLTVRGAGAGGAVTASGVLADILKISQTLRGR
- a CDS encoding RNA polymerase sigma factor, which codes for MTETGALNDEVVRALVDNHRQFLAFVERRVGSRAIAEEILQAAFVRTLEKGGALEEGEGAVAWFYRLLRNALVDHYRRQAAEGRALEREARESVVATEDPELKQAVCACVGELLPTLKPEYADILRRVDLEERGVPDVAREDGITANNAGVRLYRARQALKKQLERSCGTCASHGCLDCSCKSPRQAAGPTGPGAPVA